In Leptotrichia sp. oral taxon 221, the DNA window CCAACTATCATTCCACCAATGTATTCCATAAGTTTCAGGCTTTATGCAATCATCTGTATATTTTTCATGAAAACCGTAAGGATAAAAATATTCTTTTGGAAAAATCACTATTTCTCCATTTTTCAATAAATTTTCTCGTTTTTCACTCAAATTATATCTTTTCTCAAAAGTGTAAGTAAAAATTTTTGGTATTGTCCAAATCGGTTTTTCCCAAATATCTTTTTCATAAAATTCATATATATCTTTCAATACTTCATTGTGCTTCGTTGTCCCAAAAATTCCGACACTTATGTGCTTCTCGTCTTCGTAACCTATAAAAAAATTCATTTTTTTTGATTTTTCATTATTTTGTTCTTGAAAAAAAGAAATTTTCTCTTCTAAAATCGGTGTTAAATCCTTTATTATTTCCATATCTGTGTCGACATAAATTCCTGAATTTTCATACATAAAATGCACTCTCATATAATCTGAAACATATGCCCACAAGCGTCTTTCATAACACTCACGAAAAAAACTATTTTTCGCAAAATGTTTTTCCATATCAAAATTTTTCTCATTAATCTCAATTATCTCAAAATCTGGTAAATTCTTTTTCCAAGATTCCAAACATTTGTAGAAAATATCTGGCTTTTTTGCATTTCCTATCCAAACATAATATATTTTCTTTTCTATCATTTTTTTCTCCTATTTTTTAAACTAGAGCTTTCTTGCTCTCAATTCTCCTGTACATAAAATCAATGCTGAAAACTACTACATAAACTGCAACTAACATTGCCATATTTTTGAATAATCCTTCTCCAAAAAATGAACCTCTTGGAATATAAAATAAATTTGGAATAAAATAGTAACTTGTTAGCAATAAAAATCTATTTTTTACAACGTATTTTTCATATTTAATAATTAAAATTCCCAAAATTATCGAAATCAAAATTATCCAAAAATATCCTAAATCATACATTTCTGCTATATAATTTGAACCAATTCCTTCTCCCTTCAAATACGCAGCTGGATTTAGCTCATAAGTTAATTTATCCGCAAGTGAATTTGTTTGTAACAATGTTTCAGGCGATTGTGGTTGAAATCCAAATAATCCTTGCAAAATATACGGATATGGACCAATTCCAACTATTTTATTCTTTAAATCAATCGTATATCCTAAAACCAAATAACTTACACCTTGCGAGAATAAAAAATCATACACAGTTTTTATCAAATCGAAACTGAATATTTTTTTACTTCGAATCGAAACTAAGACTTGTGAAAATATCATTGTAAATCCAACTAATTTTACCATTGTCTTAGCTTTTATTTTTATTCCATAAACTTTCGCATAATACCACATTATAAATAGTAATTGTGTCAAAAATATCGCTCTAGCACCTTTAAATGAAT includes these proteins:
- a CDS encoding glycosyltransferase produces the protein MIEKKIYYVWIGNAKKPDIFYKCLESWKKNLPDFEIIEINEKNFDMEKHFAKNSFFRECYERRLWAYVSDYMRVHFMYENSGIYVDTDMEIIKDLTPILEEKISFFQEQNNEKSKKMNFFIGYEDEKHISVGIFGTTKHNEVLKDIYEFYEKDIWEKPIWTIPKIFTYTFEKRYNLSEKRENLLKNGEIVIFPKEYFYPYGFHEKYTDDCIKPETYGIHWWNDSWSSLKARLFLETKHLSGVKKLVKKARIIARYYLKEKR
- the wzy gene encoding O-antigen polysaccharide polymerase Wzy, whose product is MIKKDKIFFLVFHLFVIAFVFFLKTSAVYTNEIVETKFLEYLLMGVYVYTFVTAKIYLDWLNSYMIFLYTSFLFNFTRVFLDVVNYKEFGWATKFANYYFFYEVRQEIIIVFLIVLLCTHLGFFIGILNEDEIELKGGITLASNNLYSNVGLTLFIISLPALAYKMFIQLKVILQAGYEAYYTGILKGVEYPFFTKGSGTVMTIGFLIFLISIPTKKKFLTVSGLYLMVKLLDSFKGARAIFLTQLLFIMWYYAKVYGIKIKAKTMVKLVGFTMIFSQVLVSIRSKKIFSFDLIKTVYDFLFSQGVSYLVLGYTIDLKNKIVGIGPYPYILQGLFGFQPQSPETLLQTNSLADKLTYELNPAAYLKGEGIGSNYIAEMYDLGYFWIILISIILGILIIKYEKYVVKNRFLLLTSYYFIPNLFYIPRGSFFGEGLFKNMAMLVAVYVVVFSIDFMYRRIESKKALV